Genomic DNA from Telopea speciosissima isolate NSW1024214 ecotype Mountain lineage chromosome 2, Tspe_v1, whole genome shotgun sequence:
aataaaaataaaacgtGGTTTTGATTTCCCTAGTCGGGTCAACTGTGGAGGGTTTTGTCTTTAAGAGGAGGGGATTCGTGCCCAACAACCCATCCATGTTGTTATCTAGTGCACCGTCATGTGTTTGATTGGGCACATGTATGGTTGTGCACATAACCTTTAGGGATCCGGATTCTCTAGTATTTAAATTGTGGAtcaaaagattttctttttaatcataagtgaaaggagaaaaaatattAATCAAAACTTATCCAATTTGGGACTTGGGAGGGACCATTTCccatagagagagaaagaacctCTTTCACAAATGTCTAGGTTCAATCTTGTGTGTTAATATGGACGACCTTTGTatatatgagagagaaagagagaggggaagagacgACATGAGGTTACGAGGTATTAAGGGACAATTCAATGAAGGTCAAGGTGAGTGgatgtagggctgtaaacggattggattcgacTCGGATCGCATCCGCATTATATTAGctatcgaacggattcggatagtgttaaatgGATACcgacacggatacagatcgaatattttatttgtttacatgtaaatatagcttttcaggtAGCTATAGCATATTcgtatccacatccgtttagcttttggacgaaTTCAAAtaatgctaaacagatacgaaaaTGAGGTGGATGGCTGGCTGAAAATAGACTGATTGAGAAGTGATAGTCCCAAGGCCTTATTGGGACGGATATAAAAACAACATTTTATGAAAAAGATAGTTTTACTATTACTTATGATGAATGGATTTTAGAGGTTCAAACATTTAAGACTATTTAAAGGTCACTTTTCACTTGAGAAGGACATCTAAAAATTTTTACCCCAAATTCACTATCCCAATTGAATTCCTTCCTTTCACGGAAATATGTACAAATATCCATCCATCAATCTTtatcttcttcccctctttcttTGAAGGCAGGGTGTCTGTGGGCTCCAGATAATTAACTTACATGAGCCTTTCACTTTCTCAATTTTGGTGGACTTTAGACTACAGTTTCAAAAATTAGAATCGGATCGAATTGATTGATTTGAATAAGAATTGCTTGAGTTCGACCCCGGTTTTGATCCAGAGTGGTCCATCTAtgatcttttttttggggtcagaTTGATTCCGATCGATTCCAGTTGAATCAGAATCTAAATGAGCTAAATCCCATTTCCAAGTTTAATAATCTAGCATTAGGGGGTACTCTACACCTGTTACaatgatttttaatttattttagaaaagaaacaataaatataaaatcttttttggagaggagggagaggggaggggagggggggggggggggaggggcatATTGGGGATTCACAAACGtttcccattttcttttatATGTATCTCCTCACAAAGAAACTATGcataagattttttatttcttttaaaagTTCTATTTATTTCATTGTAAATTTCGTTCAAATGATATtttacaagaaatttttttcttcaaattaagGTTTAAGTCTTTAAAGAGGGGTAATTtcagagacgtatcgtatcgtatcgaagaGACGCAAGATACAGAGAAGTTTTTTATGGAATAGTCAATAAACGTATGGAATTGCATGTTTAGGATATgcaaaatataattttgaagcataaaacactacaAATAAGTAATATGCAAAATACATCATTTATAAAAAAACATAGAACAAAGTATGATGAGACAagcatttaattaattatatataaaagatgaggtttcttacatataCTAATACTAAATTTTATTATGTATTGTATAAGTATCTTAAAGATAAGATATGTATCGATTACTTATGATACGTTAGGGTACTTAAAAccttacatatatatttttttaacgtatttctttatttctgcATTTTACATCAAAACAGATAGTAAAAAATCTGTTTGTCACTCAAGACTTTCATACTTAGATGGGTACATATTTATTGACTTGTGTATTTAGCAGGCCAAACATGAGTACAGCTCAGGTTCTCGTATCAGAACTCTCGTAATGGTTGAGCcccacagatggaatccaagagaggtGGATCCCACTCTTAGATTCTATTTATGCAGCTCAGGCCAGCCTCGCCAAACATGGCTTTATGAGTTGAGTAGAGTATCCAACAATCAAATCAACTCATATATACTCAGGTATCTACCATTAACTagtgtcttttcttttttattgtcACTTCAATGGGTCCTTGGATTTTTGTGGGAAAACTTACCAAATACCATTTGATGGTCTAAGCCAAAAACTTGAGCTAATAGGTGGAGATAGCCCAATAGTATATGGAGACACTTAATGTGTAGTTTTGTTATACACATGATACACATCTTAAGAAAGACAACCAACGCACTTGACTCTAATATCATGTTAAATAAAGTGAGATAGCTCATGAAATACCACTCATGCTGCCATGCAAGATCCCATCTGATAACCGATATGGAACTATAAttctataactcccaacatctcaacaagTTGAGATTAAGAGTTGCCACTTGGCAGCTGTCGCATCGAACGGTCCGAATTCATTGATATGGATGGTTGGATGCGGCAgctgtcaacatctccacctagcactgccgcactgccacactttaaggaattggagaggataattttctcCATGGAACTAGGGATTTGTGagtttttagagagagagagagagagagagagaggtatacCTCCTGTAGTATCTACAACAAGGAATATAGAATTGAATCGAAACCGCGGGTGAGGCCAATCCCAATTCTAGCCCATCCCTTTCCAAAATCTAGGTTTAACATATTTTTGCCGATTCCAACCGATTCTTCACTGATCTTGCTTGATTATCAGAATCGGCCGGAAAGCGATATAGATCTTGATTCCGGGTTTTAGTTATTGACCCctcaaaaatttaaattaaaaaaaaaaaaaaatttcttttccaTTTATGATTCCAATTTTGAATCGGAATCGATTCTGATTCCAATTTAAATTAGAATCGATAGAGGCTAATTCCATATTCGATTCCTGGATTAAAAACCTTGTTATATCCTCAAAATCTGGATAATTAACTGATACTTACCCTGGACAAGTTGAACAGCATGAAAGTTTTTCACAACTCTGTCCAGGCAAGTTACAAGTATTGAACttcttgtgtttgttttttttttttgggtttttacaattaccatctcaaaatctttactatctatTATTACCCCCCctcaaaactttcaaacaactgttacccctcTCTGATGCATGCTAACCATTAACTGATCCCCACTTTTACATTTtcgtaacggtgggggttaatcgtgacagtgtgccgttgtcacgaattttctacaaccaaaatgcccttttgggcaATCAccgtccttctcctcctcctccttcttctgcttcttcttcctcctcctctgcaacctATCACCGTCCTTTACTGAAAGTGACTGCTCTTCGCGAGGGATTCTTTCTTCTATAATCTTCAAGCAGATTCATAACCACTTTGTATGTGTTGGACAAATGCACTCATCTCAATCATCTCAAGCAGCTCCAGGCCTTCCTTCTAACCCTTGGCCATGGCCAGACTCCGTTTTATGCTTTCAAGCTTGTTCGCTTCTGTGCTGTCACCATTGCCGACCTTGACTTTGCTCGTTTCATCTTCGATCACCTTCATTCCCCCAATGTCTACCTCTACACAGCCATGATTACGGCCTACGCTTCCAAGCCCGATCACAGGTCGGCACTTCTCTTGTACCGAACTATGATCCTTCGTGGTTGTTCTAAGCCCAATCATTTCATCTATCCCCAAGTCTTAAAATCTTCTTCGGGGATCTCTGAAACACAGGGGACTAAATCAATACATGCCCAGATTTTGAGATTGGGTTTTGGTGGGTACCAATTGGGCAAATTGCTCTGCTTGATTCTTATTCAAGGTTATGCTTGGACCTTGGAGCCACGCGGGAGTTGTTCGACGAAATGAGTGAACGAAATGTCGTGTCTTGTCGTGTCTTGGACGGCTTGGACAGATTGGAAACACTATTTTGCTTTTCGAAGATATGCCTGAGAGAGATGTTCCATCTTGGAATGCTGTTATAGCCGGGTGCACTCAGAATGGTCTGTTTACAGAGGCAATCTCGCTCTTAAGAAGAATGATCGTTCTCGCAGGTCGGGACGAGAGGCCAAATCAGGTTACTGTTGTGTGCGCATTGTTGGCTTGTGGTCATTTGGGCATGCTTCAGCTAGGTAAATGGATTCATGGATACATCTATAGGAACCACCTTGGCCCCAATTCCTTTGTCTCAAATGGTCTTGTGGATATGTATGGTAAATGTGGGAGTTTAAAGGAATCAAGAAGGGTTTTTAATGAGACATCAGACAGAAGCTTGACTTCTTGGAATTCCATGATCAATTCCCTTGCACTCCATGGGCAAAGTGAAAGTGCAATTGTTGTGTTTGAGGAGATGATTGGTTGTGGAGGTGTAGTTCATCCAGACGGTATCACCTTTGTTGGTTTGTTGAATGGTTGTACTCATGGTGGATTGGTGGAGGAAGGTTGtaattatttcatttccatGGCTTGGGATTATGGAATTGAGCACTATGGATGTGTAATTAAATCTAATTTGCTTGCCCATTTGAAATCCTTTATGTTTAAACAATTCAGGACTCAAAAAGTTTaagttttcttaattttttttttgttaaaattgaTTTGTCTCCTTAACGAGTGATTCGAAGGCTGGATCGGTCTATTAAACACCAACTATATCCAAAGCTTTGGGCTGAATGATTCAATTCTTGAATTATCTACAAATTATTCAGTCTATCTAGAAAAAGTCATGAATTTTGTTGAGAATTTTCAAACTGATTTGGAtttgaatctgttttttttttttttttttttttcctctaattATTTACAAAAATTTTAACTTAGATCAAGATAGAAATTGTTTCCATCATGGCTTTCGATTTTTTTATACTACATGGGTAGGCGATATGCTCATTTGATAGGTAGAAATTGTCTTTGATAAATCCTGTCAAATTTAATGGTCCAACTTAGCTATATAACCCACCACACATGAGAATTTAATCAGAAGGAATGATGCTTTGAGATGTcaaattgttttaaaatttaagGGGGAAGGGTTCCCATGACGCCATTGTGAGAGGAAACGTCCCACCATTGATGACGTGGAAAATGATATAATCTACATAAGACCTATATGATTAGGATcatagagagaaaataataaaaaatcctatGTGAGATTGAGATAGTATAATGACGTAATGAGAAACTATTTCGCAAATTTAaactataatttttttatgaaaaaataaataaaaggataaTTAGATAACAATGATTTGAATAACAATATTATTGTGGGAACTCCTTACTCACACATAGTCAAAGGCAATGTGACCCCAATGAATTATAATACTTAGGcagtatttggtatgcattcttagaatgcatttaAGTCAGACACATTCTCAGATTATTTTCatcatccaagaatgcgaaattgacatagaattcataccaaacacagcttaatTTAGTCATCCACAAGCGGCGTGCTCAGGTTCCATTCTTCTTCATTCCTTCTCTGTGATTGGTTACATAACATTTCTCTGATTCAGGCCAAAAAGGGTATTTGGTAGCAATAGAAACACAAGTATTCTGTTCAAACAAGAAGCAAGTAATAAAATCATTACTTGGGAATtgagaattttttcttttattttgaggCTTAAGTTTTTGATCTTGTGATTGTTATCTAGATACAAACCTTCACGGCATGGATCGTTATGCAGAGACACTATTTGAAGAAATGTTTCAACTAACTATAGATTGTTGTCGGTGGAAACCTATCAAAAATTGTTGAATTCTCTGGTCTGGACGAAGCTAGTGGTTGTAAAAAATGGTGCCCTTAGAGTCAGGTAAGGAACAGGGGCACCCAAAAAATGATCCGTCAAGCAAAGTGAGGACAATTGCAATGACTGTCACTTTGGTCACTTTGTTTCATGTCTTGTCCTCGGCCCAAAATGAACCCAAAAACTTGCAACTCACAGGAGAAAACTTCAATaactgctctctctctctctctcacacacacacagtaTTTTGGGCTTCAAATAGGGTTTGAGAAATCGGATCTACCTGTATTAGAATCGGCCAAGGCTGATCCCAATTTCACTCGATCCAAATTGGGTTGATTTTATGCGGAAATTAGGTATTAGTGTTTCTTCATTGATTCGATCCGATTCAATCTAGGTTAGAAATCGCATTAATGCCAGAAAGCATCCAACGGCGCTTGATTGCTGGGCACGCGAGATACATGCCAGACACACATCCCTACGCACCCAGTAACCGAGCGCCATGAGATGCCTCCTGGacgctgggctccctggagaggagccgaatccatTCCCCTCTCCCATCCAGCAATAGTTCTTTCAACCAACAAAGTGCCTTGGTCCATAGACATgaatatttttattcatttcttctaaaaaaaattgaataaaaaattcatgtcTATAAGCCTAGAGCACGAGagagaattttttaaaagttttacttaaaagagaaaataaaaaatccatctCCCAAACCTATAAATGCTGAAAAACTGAAGATTGGTCTATTGTGATTACTGTTTAGGATACTGCTACTGCAAAAATTATTAACGAAAACCAAGGAGGGtcttatcaaaaacaaaaaagaaaaccaaggaGGGTGGGGCACCGTTTATTGGTCCAAGCCCACACTAGTTGAGATTTGAGAGGGAACCATCCCAAGGTTTGGAGCTCATCTCTCTATGTAGGAtgcagatcttctatggcgtgGGCTGCCCGTCTTGTCGTGCTGCGCAGACAAAAGACAACATGCATTTATCGCCTTATCTCTGTCCGACCGTTTGCCCGAACGGGAGTAAGGCAGTTATTGGACGTGAccctgtgtctgcgcagcacaggcaggacatGGCAACTCAACGTAGGAGATCTGTGTTGCTctatgtaagagagagagagagatatatttCTTGGAACCTCTCTCACAAATGACTAGGTTCAGTCTTGTGTTTTAGTACCGACGACCCTAGTATGTATGAGCgagaaagagaggggaagaaaCGATCATAAGGTATAAGAGTCAGGCGAACCATGAGGATTAAGGCCCAAAGGGTCAGTTCAGGCAAGGCCAAGGTGGCCTGGCTGGCACAACTTGGGCTAGTTGGAAAGTGATAATCCCATGGCCATGGCCATGTTAGGGTTCATTTGGCCCACTTCCTGGAACACCACTAGAAAAAAACTTGACATTACTCCAATACAAAAACTTCAAGATATACACAAATATTTTTCGGGAAAAGAATGGCTGCCTGGTCGTATGGCCCCTACACTAGGGCTAAGGCCAATGAAAGCACGCACAGGGGCATAAATATAGatgagaatttttatttcacaagggtAGGATggtaatttcacatgctcttgtGTCTTGGCATAAGGCCCATGATCAAATAACGATAATAGGGGGGATAGGGGATGcggataagggtgtcaattgggacggttacTGGTATTTGGGACAGgacggtatcggtatcggtatcggtatcaagAGTGCCAATCCCaataccgtcccatttagttaacgggaccaaacctagatcctaGTCCCGATTACTAGAGGGACAGAacggtaccggttcttaaacggttctaggcactgtagaaaaagggagaagaagtttaattatttctaacaaggcgggtttattagtgttgtggaattttttcactatcatgaaatctataAGTTGCCTACTGcttttataaagcaacttaaattatgaaatcatagttttacttcttcaaactccctaagattgcatctaataagcttctcatttttttaaatttagagaaatcctacaaaatggaagaatcccgttgtgtttcctctttgattttcgcaaacaaaactctatttatcacatatgtcacatggtagtatggtatGAAGTCcgaagtgcaaaaaggaagaacctggtagatgtagttggtctcaaggaggagggaggagggaatAACACTCTAGCAGGTTTTGTgatgagagacttcaagctacggctgttgacatgttgttcctcttcgtattcaaaaggcaattagtgaaatcctaatgagtcgtaattcttatatcttatctttttttttttttttttttttaaagatcttatatactctttctttttaaacggtactagtagtttcggtaccatccggtacctaattggtatttcggtaccgGTATCGTTGGAAATCCCAtcccagaaccgtcccgtcTCATTTATCATTcagtaccaaaatcagataccaatCCCATCCAGAATGTTTTagcgggacggtattgggaTGGTTCTCGGttccggtcccaaattgacagccttagatggggataggccccaaggtggtttgaactcatgacctattatttgaggagttggtcttttgccgaCTGAGATAACCCCTTGGGGTATAGTGAACCCTCAGtgttacactgttacataactaagggtgttaaatgtaAATCGAATCCACttattgaaaacaaaataaactatttaaatcaaaattgttaAATCATTAAATAAATGTTTCGATTTCAGTCTGATAAAGTGtaatcatttaataaatggttcgattttaAATCGTTTAAGTGTCAGATTTGAACCGTTTACAAACCATTAAATTGATTAATCATATTTAATCTGATTGGATCGTTTACACTGTCTCCACATTTTGGTAAGTGCACTTAGAATGTAGAAAAATTATTCAAATATGCAATCAGGAAAAGGTTTTAAAACCTAGAAACTGTTAACAAACCAGACCATTTATCAACCTATTACCTTAAATCGGTAATAAAATTCGAGaccgaaatcgaaaccgaaaccgaaaccgaaaccgaaaccgtttaacacccctTATAAACTGCTGTGAACTCCCAATAAAATTACACATTCTTGGAATTTCACGACTCCACACCAATGCaaactttttgtttttatttttctattttttctaagTGTATAAACTTAGAGAGGTTTAGGAAATTTGCGTGCCAAATAGGGTTCATGCTAACAAAAGCAATTCCGGCCCACACTCAAACCTATGGATTACCCTATTTCCCCCTCCCACCCCAAAATAAGGATGtcaataaatattaaaaaaattcatattcaaTCTAAGTTCATAttcatttaggagaatccggtCGATTATTATCCTCTTCGTTTAGCAATTTTAACAGTAAGAAAATGTGTGAaatattcaaaaatcaaaataaggaTGTCAATGGATATTCAAAAATCCGTACTCCCACCCCAAAATAAGGATGTCAATGGATATTAAAAAATTTGTATTCAAtctgtgttcgtatccgtttaggagaatctgaatcTGTTCGAAAACTAATCTGATACGAATATGAAAATTCTCGTATCTGACCGGTTATTATTcaattcgtttagcaatccgacaACATCCGATCCGGATTTCTGATAAAGGAATCATCCTTTTCAAAGAAGGCCGTGGGACTGCTTGCGGTAATACATTGTTTGAAATATTATCTTTGGGTCTGTCTATTCGATTAAGTTATgttattggattttatttttttatttttataattttataagttaaaataatgtgattcttttttctagattttctattgattTGAATCTGATCAAATCCTTAACAAGTTTGACATTGTCCACCAAGATTTTAATACAAAAAATTAGTAACTGAATCTGGTCCAGCTGATTCCAATCCGATTCCGTTTCGAATCAGCTGGAATAAGCCAGATTTCAACTGGAACCTAGAAATATTGTATGGATCGCCCACTTTGGAACTGTAGGAATTGGTATTGGGCTCAATCGGTTCATCCGGTCtgaatctgatttttaaatccATGTTCACTATATAAGTATATATCATATGTATTATGTAATTGTGGCCAAACCAAATCATTATCGAATCCTTAATCATAATTGCTTTAGTAATTGATTTCACATTCATTCCCAAGAACCTTTTAACCAATTACTAAATGAATAAGAATCTTCTTAACCACTTTAATGGTGGGGCCTTGGCATGGAACACTTATCCTTGATGACAAGGTATCAACCATAAAAGaagaatattttttctttatggAGTGGATTAGTGCCTCATACTTGAATATTCGCCATAATTGTTAATTACAGGTAGGGCCTTGGGTTGTCATCAAGCAACCTTTTCTGCAAGGATTGGTGGACCCCCTTGTCAAACCTCCACATTAATatcaaaaaaggaagaacccaaaaataaaaaaaaagggaacgtTTTCATACGTGGCCATGTAATCCTTGAAACTCTCACCTTCTCACATACACGGGTTACACTGCCGTGTATAAAAACTTTCCCctttccctttttaaaaaaaaacaaaaacaaacaaggaGATGAAAGAACACCTTTGGTTTGgattttaaactttaaactttaAATTAAAGTAAGCAAAACCCTTCTTTACAAAGTAAAAGCAAAACTGGACATAAACTTATGTAAATAATGGCCTTCAAGGCCTACAAAAGACACGTGCTTAAAACCCAGCACCGTCCCATATTAGAGTACTTAACAAAGAAGGAACAGAAAGGCCCAAAAGAGAGAAGGGTGTATCTAGTGCACAAAGCTTGAGGTACCTTGTTTTTGTAGAGTGACTGTTTTTAAATTCGAACCCATAACCACTTGCTCACAATAGAGCAATGTTACCAAGGCCGACAAAACAAGagatttaataaagaaaatctCTTCTATCGCGCCACCATCTCCTCCtgtaaaaaccccaaatgaaaAATATCTCTCAGCAGTAAAGAGAAACAAAGCAAtggaagagaaatgaataacaGTTGAAGCTGATTATTGCTTACCAATAGAAATCCCATCTGGGTTCTACTCTTTTCATTCTATTCTCACCGTAAGGGTAGTCAGTCTCATATCTCTTGGAGTTCTTATACGCACAACACCCAATGGAATAGATGCAAATCAGAAAGACAACCATAACCACATTAAGAACTGATAGCTTATGCCAGTCTCTCTTCACATCCTCGAGTACACCAGCCTTGCAGGAGTCACATTCATAGCAAAGCAAATTGGCCATGTTGTTCCATCTATAGCAATCTGCATCTTGTGCCAACATCGTTACCCCGTAATTGCATGAAGTTGGTGGCTTGCAGCAACCAGACTGCATCCAttcaaacaatcacacaatcaaacACAAGAATTTATGTGGTTCAGTGAGAATAGGGTTGCAATCGCATGTCTTTACACCTCTCTCAAATTGATTTACTGAGAAAAAATCCTCGCAACAAATATATAGCAAAaccctatatatataaaaaatttattgaaatatccatataaccctaaaaaaaaagtttaaacaAAACTATGTTGGTTCTTTATGTAATAATTCTTCTTGCACTCTTTATACTCTGTCATGTGCCTAGTGGGGTTTACTCTAATGTATGAGCGCTAGATTTGATCACCCTAGTATGAGATGGGTTAAAGGGCTTGACCTAGGCATTCCATCAGCTCTgaagcttttggcgtatcgatcAAGTACTTAGCATACTCAAGATTTTACTTCAACCTCCACACATAGACTAGAGATATTTGGCTTAAAGAAGATTTGGAAGACAACCCACAAATAGATAATAAttaaactgagagagagagagagaacctgtACAGGAGTCAAGTCCTTCTCAAGATAATCTAAAGGAGTCCATAAGGCAAGCTTGGTACAGATCTTGGAACCCAAGATGCAAGTCTTAATAGTTCTCCAGTAATGAGGATCTTGAACTCTTTTCCTAAGCCAAGGAGAGTAATCTTGAAGCTTATACTCTTTATAAACCCGACCAGGCACTTGAACACCACCACTTTGGCTGGTGACCACAAAACCAAAGATGGTGAAAGCTAATAAAGTGGTAGTCAGTAATAACATCACAAACAAGTAGAACCACAAAGCCCATGACACATTAAAGCAAGCACCAATGAAACCTGCAAGGGAAACCACTAGAATGATGAACCCTATTACCATAAGTGGTGTCTGCAAGAAGGATTCACAAGAAGTGCTGCTTCTGGCCATCCATAACCCTGCTCCTATGATGGGTATGGAAGCCAAAAGGGTGAAGAGGTTCAGAAATCCAATCACTGAGTTACTCAACCTATACATCTCTTCTCTACTAGTACTTCTTCTTTAGCAAATCTCTTTTATACATTTACACCAGACCTTCTGCTTCTGAAGCTCTCTTTGCCTCTGCTGTGTTATGTGCTTCTTTACTTCTTAAGCTTGTCTTCCTTGttgcctttcttttctttttgttggctAACCTTGAATCCCTGACGGCTTTGTCTCTacttttgcattttttttcttttttgctttccgTGTGTAGTGAGGAAGGACTGAAATTATTAGAATACCCTTTTTATAA
This window encodes:
- the LOC122651535 gene encoding tetraspanin-6-like; its protein translation is MYRLSNSVIGFLNLFTLLASIPIIGAGLWMARSSTSCESFLQTPLMVIGFIILVVSLAGFIGACFNVSWALWFYLFVMLLLTTTLLAFTIFGFVVTSQSGGVQVPGRVYKEYKLQDYSPWLRKRVQDPHYWRTIKTCILGSKICTKLALWTPLDYLEKDLTPVQSGCCKPPTSCNYGVTMLAQDADCYRWNNMANLLCYECDSCKAGVLEDVKRDWHKLSVLNVVMVVFLICIYSIGCCAYKNSKRYETDYPYGENRMKRVEPRWDFYWRRWWRDRRDFLY